A stretch of the Ornithodoros turicata isolate Travis chromosome 4, ASM3712646v1, whole genome shotgun sequence genome encodes the following:
- the LOC135392636 gene encoding receptor-type tyrosine-protein phosphatase kappa-like, whose translation MHWCLVWCFLLCDYVGVYCNHGAAIRTIDCEETAESFLQSEACGPNQNCTVHCEDSCYTDSNAEVFGTAFYSVASSICKSALHDLRISSWNASARTATFVASGHDDRRNDFVGSVRFNIPSMDQFRSTTYFYFTSPRVTEEVLDITMLHRNFIYASYEQHASDIWLEDTPSQECHVSPGYTAHFDYTLKELELHPYGNLSLSPSNGRYSITWPSKILPQIRTNMFWCRIHNRMTSDIASPAMYFGDVSRGVPFLPKHYTITVSLDEPLDIEVVPRRPGEVTSWVKVDGHGSGNQHKLDNRGNSTYNLHRDRAALHHGGVYVVNGPHTRSPGRNRALMRVIVRMCRANKYGPVCESTCPGCKNGAICHDIIGRCICPPGFKGELCEEPCGDDKFGHQCQKRCSDTNPDPEAKTCSGIMICLPDPYGCSCGTGFKGFFCNETCSDNEYGADCKQKRVCHCNNNGTCNVFTGTCVDDNEECLDGWKNKPYCDISYPLLKRKPKVSDISDTSARVMWDAWKSGRDTGEGNPEAYLLQYREITSAKWPTTRNVISPTIHSRVLSGLKPGMPYEVRVLVRDSDNKYRSEGAQQERFRTRCGLVDQPGLQGVVGNLVILKLSPPRHKNGPISNYYVLVLRGYENLKEDVTPLTFQESLERGLPYYVAARVAPGELKQDRIFVVGDNSTVGGYHNAPLESATPYRFALMVERNVSVDMTCAYGLSHAVVVNPRPDGGTTVAVVISVPLILAISAAVLYYRSRRKRNLSVERGCALAPPATKEVLKKPSVGYTNCAPGTEEYVVLNTSQRKGTNVELISVQQFRTHVTNAEANGALKEEYMAMDSGELHPCEVAKLPENRHKNRYGNVLPYDHSRVLLLEFPHGGSDYINANYVTGYNNDRRYIATQGPTLATVTDFWRMVWESGSGKIVMLTNLVEQQDVRCAKYWPESLEQYGDIEVRLHHTDTTDDFVIREFAMSKEEKCRHLLQFHFTSWPEHGIPTCLDAICSFMKRVRGFHHEDSPIIVHCSAGTGATGTFILMDSVLDQAEALKQLDVFSHLDAMRQCRSNLVESLDQYVFAHRAIEALCKTCHSISVTDFRKRVQDLRVRNSVSRKSIIQEEFEELNRPIYRRNETYNSALSCENVGKNQTRDVLAGDSKRFLLCPPQGSGRTDYINAVYVDGYRSRNAFLVTQFPRPDTVGDFWQMVSTSKTTTIVTLDNLHPADKNCPQFWPEVHQTLRNYGCSVCNTATTVNSGIVMRTFRVEQNEQPSRAVRQFHLQCWPRSALVPPSCDVIVDLIQQVEDWQSRSPNTVLVIQCTDGCRASGLFCASSIIWKRMKTEQMVDVFQSVQTIGRSRTEFVRDLVQYQYCYDVALAFLDNLSTYANLQ comes from the exons GCCTCGTCGATCTGTAAGAGTGCCCTGCATGACTTGCGCATTTCGTCCTGGAATGCCAGTGCTAGGACAGCCACCTTCGTGGCCTCTGGTCACGATGACAGACGCAATGACTTTGTTGGATCTGTCCGTTTCAACATCCCATCAATGGA TCAGTTTAGGAGCACTACATATTTCTATTTCACCTCACCTAGGGTCACCG AAGAAGTATTGGACATCACCATGCTCCATCGTAACTTCATCTACGCATCATATGAGCAACACGCGTCAGACATCTGGTTGGAAGATACACCCTCGCAGGAATGCCATGTGTCTCCTGGATATACAGCGCACTTTGATTACACACTTAAAGAACTTGAACTTCATCCTTATGGCAACCTTTCACTGTCACCCAGCAACG GACGATACAGCATCACGTGGCCGAGCAAAATTCTGCCCCAGATTCGCACTAACATGTTCTGGTGCAGAATCCACAACagaatgacgtcagacatcgcGTCTCCGGCCATGTACTTCGGTGACGTCAGTCGTG GCGTTCCATTTCTTCCAAAACACTACACGATCACCGTAAGCCTGGATGAACCACTGGACATAGAAGTGGTTCCACGGAGACCAGGCGAGGTGACCTCGTGGGTCAAGGTGGATGGGCATGGTAGTGGCAATCAGCATAAATTGGACAACAGGGGTAACAGTACGTATAACCTACACCGCGACAGAGCTGCGTTGCATCATGGCGGAGTGTACGTCGTCAACGGGCCACACACAAGATCTCCTGGAAGGAACCGTGCTCTGATGCGAGTCATCGTGCGAA TGTGCAGAGCAAACAAGTACGGACCTGTGTGCGAATCCACTTGCCCTGGCTGTAAAAACGGTGCCATTTGCCACGACATCATCGGTCGCTGCATCTGTCCTCCAGGGTTTAAAGGAGAACTCTGCGAAGAAC CCTGTGGAGATGATAAATTCGGCCACCAATGCCAGAAACGTTGTTCAGACACCAATCCCGACCCTGAGGCGAAAACCTGTTCGGGCATCATGATCTGCCTTCCTGATCCTTATGGCTGTTCTTGTGGAACTGGCTTCAAGGGATTCTTCTGCAACGAAA CGTGTTCCGACAACGAATATGGAGCTGACTGCAAGCAGAAGCGCGTCTGTCACTGCAACAACAACGGGACCTGCAATGTCTTCACTGGAACCTGCGTAGATGATAATGAAGAGTGTCTCGATGGCTGGAAGAACAAACCTTACTGCGATATCA GCTACCCTCTTCTTAAGAGAAAACCAAAGGTTTCAGACATCAGTGACACCAGCGCTAGAGTGATGTGGGACGCATGGAAGTCTGGACGAGATACAGGCGAAGGGAACCCTGAAGCGTACTTGCTCCAATACAGG GAAATTACAAGCGCGAAGTGGCCGACTACAAGAAATGTTATCTCTCCTACGATCCATAGTCGTGTTCTGTCGGGATTGAAACCTGGCATGCCCTATGAGGTCAGAGTCCTGGTGAGAGACAGCGACAACAAGTACAGGAGTGAAGGGGCTCAGCAAGAACGCTTTAGAACGCGTTGTGGAC TTGTAGACCAGCCTGGCTTGCAGGGAGTCGTCGGCAATCTTGTTATCCTCAAACTATCTCCGCCCAGACATAAGAATGGCCCCATCAG TAACTACTACGTGCTCgtgctacgaggctacgagaaCTTGAAGGAAGACGTGACGCCGCTGACCTTCCAGGAGTCTCTGGAACGTGGCCTACCCTATTATGTGGCTGCTCGTGTCGCTCCAGGAGAGTTAAAACAAGACCGGATCTTTGTCGTTGGCGATAACTCTACCGTGGGAGGATATCACAACGCTCCTCTGGAGTCTGCAACACCATACCGGTTCGCGCTGATGGTTGAGCGCAACGTTTCCGTG GATATGACGTGTGCTTACGGCTTGTCACATGCCGTCGTTG TCAACCCTAGGCCAGATGGAGGAACCACCGTGGCCGTAGTGATCAGCGTTCCCCTCATATTAGCCATTTCAGCAGCAGTGTTATACTACCGCAG CAGACGCAAGCGAAACCTGTCTGTCGAACGAGGATGTGCCCTAGCACCTCCCGCCACGAAAGAGGTTCTGAAGAAACCCTCTGTCG GTTATACAAACTGTGCCCCGGGAACTGAAGAGTACGTCGTCCTGAATACATCGCAGAGGAAAGGAACGAACGTAGAGTTGATATCGGTCCAACAATTTCGGACGCATGTCACCAACGCTGAGGCAAATGGCGCGCTCAAGGAAGAGTACATG GCTATGGACTCGGGTGAGCTGCATCCGTGCGAAGTTGCAAAACTGCCAGAAAACCGGCATAAGAATCGATATGGGAACGTTCTGCCAT ACGACCATTCGCGTGTTCTTTTGTTAGAGTTCCCACATGGTGGGTCGGATTATATCAACGCAAATTATGTTACT GGTTACAATAACGATAGAAGGTACATCGCAACACAAG GTCCAACTCTTGCAACGGTCACCGACTTCTGGCGCATGGTGTGGGAATCTGGTAGCGGCAAGATCGTCATGCTTACCAACCTGGTGGAACAACAAGAC GTCAGGTGCGCCAAGTATTGGCCGGAATCACTGGAGCAGTACGGCGATATTGAAGTCAGGCTACATCACACCGACACCACGGATGACTTCGTTATAAGAGAGTTCGCTATGTCAAAG GAAGAGAAGTGCCGACATCTCCTGCAGTTCCACTTCACCAGTTGGCCCGAACATGGCATTCCTACTTGTCTGGATGCCATATGTTCATTTATGAAACGAGTAAGGGGCTTCCATCATGAAGACTCTCCAATCATCGTCCACTGCAG TGCAGGTACTGGTGCAACCGGTACTTTCATTCTAATGGACAGCGTGCTGGACCAAGCAGAAGCCCTGAAGCAGTTGGACGTCTTCTCTCACTTAGATGCTATGCGACAATGTCGGTCCAACTTAGTTGAGTCATTG GACCAGTACGTCTTTGCGCACCGCGCGATCGAGGCCCTCTGTAAAACGTGCCATTCGATAAGCGTCACAGACTTCAGGAAGCGAGTGCAGGACCTCAGAGTTCGAAATAGTGTTTCGAGAAAAAGCATAATTCAGGAAGAGTTTGAG GAACTCAACAGACCAATATATCGACGTAACGAAACCTACAACAGCGCCCTCAGCTGCGAAAACGTCGGGAAAAATCAGACACGTGACGTTCTGGCAG GCGACTCCAAACGATTCCTTCTGTGCCCTCCACAAGGTTCTGGTCGTACGGACTACATCAACGCCGTCTATGTTGAT GGTTACAGAAGCCGCAATGCGTTCCTGGTGACTCAGTTCCCGAGACCAGACACGGTCGGAGACTTTTGGCAGATGGTCTCGACGAGCAAGACAACAACCATCGTCACTTTAGACAACTTGCATCCGGCAGATAAG AACTGCCCCCAGTTCTGGCCGGAAGTTCACCAGACTCTGAGAAACTACGGCTGCTCAGTCTGCAACACAGCGACGACGGTAAACTCTGGAATCGTCATGCGGACCTTTAGAGTTGAGCAGAATGAG CAACCTTCTAGAGCAGTGCGCCAGTTCCACCTGCAATGTTGGCCGCGATCGGCCCTGGTGCCACCGTCTTGTGACGTCATAGTGGACCTCATTCAGCAAGTAGAGGACTGGCAGAGTCGATCGCCGAACACTGTGCTAGTCATTCAGTGCAC TGACGGATGCCGTGCGAGTGGTCTCTTCTGCGCTTCAAGTATCATCTGGAAACGAATGAAGACAGAACAAATGGTGGATGTCTTTCAAAGCGTGCAGACCATTGGAAGAAGTCGAACAGAATTCGTGCGAGACCTG GTCCAGTACCAGTATTGCTACGATGTGGCCTTGGCTTTCCTCGACAACTTGAGTACCTACGCGAACCTCCAGTGA